The Candidatus Eremiobacterota bacterium genome includes a window with the following:
- a CDS encoding histidine--tRNA ligase has protein sequence MNPLSAPRGTQDIYPPTSAAWNRFEADCRDLAQRFGYGEIRTPIFEATELFARGVGETTDIVEKEMYTFLDKGGRSMTLRPELTAGVVRALLEHKLLAQGPQRLYYLGPFFRYERPQAGRYRQANQFGVECFGVPGPEADVEVIQIAAMLLARYAISDAVLNVNTVGDKVCRPVYRQALLDHFRPHAAELSADSQRRLERNPLRILDSKDPRDAPFVAGAPTMIEYLCPECRAHFDALRAYLDALGIAYVVNPRIVRGLDYYTRTVFEFVSSVIGSQSTVCGGGRYDGLVEELGGPPTPGVGFGLGIERFLMMVEKLAGEHAPRRRGVQAIALGEAARARLVPIVGALREASAEPTFADWQNRKLTAHFKTADRNNARWALILGDDELASGEIVLRDLVARSDRRLPMAGPAAEVARVLVEATG, from the coding sequence GTGAACCCGCTCTCCGCGCCGCGCGGTACCCAAGATATTTATCCGCCCACGTCCGCGGCGTGGAACCGGTTCGAAGCCGACTGCCGCGACCTCGCGCAGCGCTTCGGCTACGGCGAGATCCGCACGCCGATCTTCGAGGCGACGGAGCTGTTCGCGCGCGGGGTCGGCGAGACGACGGACATCGTCGAGAAAGAGATGTACACCTTTCTCGACAAGGGCGGGCGCAGCATGACGCTGCGCCCGGAGCTGACGGCGGGCGTCGTGCGCGCGCTGCTCGAGCACAAGCTGCTCGCGCAGGGACCGCAGCGGCTGTACTATCTCGGTCCGTTCTTTCGCTACGAGCGCCCGCAAGCGGGGCGCTACCGGCAAGCGAACCAGTTCGGCGTCGAGTGCTTCGGCGTGCCGGGACCCGAAGCCGACGTCGAGGTTATTCAGATCGCCGCGATGCTGCTCGCGCGCTACGCGATCAGCGACGCCGTGCTGAACGTCAACACCGTCGGCGACAAGGTGTGCCGACCGGTCTACCGGCAGGCGCTGCTCGATCACTTCCGGCCGCACGCCGCCGAGCTGAGCGCCGACTCGCAGCGCCGCCTCGAGCGCAACCCGCTGCGCATCCTCGACTCGAAAGACCCGCGGGACGCGCCGTTCGTCGCCGGCGCGCCGACGATGATCGAGTACTTGTGCCCCGAGTGCCGCGCGCACTTCGACGCGCTACGCGCGTATCTCGACGCGCTCGGGATCGCGTACGTCGTCAACCCGCGAATCGTGCGCGGGCTCGACTACTACACGCGCACGGTGTTCGAGTTCGTCTCCTCGGTGATCGGCTCGCAGAGCACGGTCTGCGGCGGCGGCCGCTACGACGGGCTCGTCGAGGAGCTCGGCGGACCCCCGACGCCGGGGGTCGGTTTTGGATTGGGGATCGAGCGCTTCTTGATGATGGTCGAGAAGCTGGCCGGCGAGCACGCGCCGCGGCGGCGCGGGGTGCAGGCGATCGCGCTCGGCGAGGCGGCGCGCGCGCGCTTGGTGCCGATCGTCGGCGCGCTGCGCGAGGCGTCGGCGGAGCCGACGTTCGCGGATTGGCAGAACCGCAAGCTGACGGCGCATTTCAAGACCGCCGACCGCAACAACGCGCGCTGGGCGCTGATTCTGGGCGACGACGAGCTGGCAAGCGGCGAGATCGTACTGCGCGACTTGGTCGCGCGCAGCGACCGCCGGCTTCCCA
- a CDS encoding VOC family protein, translating to MPRYLHTSIFVNDMAESIDFYTGKLGLKLLGGPHHYPGNADMAFVGADWNSYIELVYDLEEHPPYAIGNRYEHLALEVDGDLPDVIEKLRGQGVKIVKEPKKSPGGTRAIAFVEDPNGIPVELLEPREGPVT from the coding sequence ATGCCGCGCTACCTGCACACCTCGATCTTCGTCAACGACATGGCCGAGTCGATCGACTTCTACACCGGCAAGCTCGGCCTCAAGCTGCTCGGCGGCCCGCACCACTATCCGGGCAACGCCGACATGGCGTTCGTCGGCGCCGACTGGAACTCGTACATCGAGCTGGTCTACGACTTGGAAGAGCACCCGCCGTACGCGATCGGCAACCGCTACGAACACCTCGCGCTCGAAGTCGACGGCGATCTTCCGGACGTGATCGAGAAGCTGCGCGGGCAGGGCGTGAAGATCGTCAAGGAGCCGAAGAAGTCCCCGGGCGGGACGCGCGCGATCGCGTTCGTCGAAGACCCGAACGGAATTCCGGTCGAGCTGCTCGAGCCGCGCGAGGGTCCGGTAACCTAG
- a CDS encoding DMT family transporter, with amino-acid sequence MQNLVFVLLVGLGWGLLGPASKVLFAAEPGAFDGITLAVARVAWALPLFLIVLGAAWRIEPPRLGRRSWLAVIGAGIIFGPFITVVFSVAAQHTSVAHISFLIGLSPVTNTAVAALVFRTALDRRAIVALVLGVAGVALLAAGHSSDRSAFFGDLLMVLWLIGFAAYACLVRFVGVRINPTTLIAFVGAIAMAATLVPGVALGYGGAIAHVADSPAIAWWFFGEVVVGSTMVAQTAYAAAVRRLGVAVATIGAEYSALAVGIVASLAAHETWTILTVVAGLILCGALTVTFAPIPGLAPRAREERAASA; translated from the coding sequence GTGCAGAACCTGGTTTTCGTCCTCCTCGTCGGGCTGGGCTGGGGGCTGCTGGGGCCTGCGAGCAAGGTGCTGTTTGCGGCGGAGCCGGGCGCCTTTGACGGAATCACCCTCGCGGTCGCGCGGGTGGCCTGGGCGCTGCCGCTCTTTCTGATCGTGCTCGGGGCGGCGTGGCGGATCGAGCCGCCGCGGCTCGGTCGGCGCAGCTGGCTCGCGGTGATCGGCGCGGGGATCATCTTCGGGCCGTTCATCACGGTGGTGTTCTCGGTCGCCGCGCAGCACACGTCGGTCGCGCACATCTCGTTTCTCATCGGGCTTTCGCCGGTGACGAACACCGCGGTCGCAGCGCTCGTCTTTCGCACCGCGCTCGACCGGCGCGCCATCGTCGCGCTGGTGCTCGGCGTCGCCGGCGTCGCGCTGCTTGCCGCCGGTCACAGCAGCGACCGTTCGGCGTTCTTCGGCGACCTGCTCATGGTGCTGTGGCTGATCGGCTTCGCGGCGTACGCGTGTTTGGTGCGCTTCGTCGGCGTGCGGATCAATCCGACGACCTTGATCGCGTTCGTCGGCGCGATCGCGATGGCGGCGACGCTGGTTCCGGGCGTGGCGCTCGGATACGGCGGCGCGATCGCGCACGTCGCGGACTCGCCGGCGATCGCGTGGTGGTTCTTCGGCGAAGTCGTCGTCGGCTCGACGATGGTCGCGCAGACGGCCTACGCCGCAGCCGTGCGGCGGCTCGGCGTCGCGGTGGCGACGATCGGCGCGGAGTACAGCGCGCTCGCGGTCGGGATCGTCGCCTCGCTCGCCGCGCACGAGACGTGGACGATTCTCACGGTCGTCGCCGGGCTGATCCTGTGCGGCGCGCTGACGGTCACGTTCGCGCCGATCCCCGGCCTTGCGCCGCGGGCGCGGGAAGAGCGCGCTGCCTCCGCGTAG